A region from the Beduinella massiliensis genome encodes:
- a CDS encoding sigma-70 family RNA polymerase sigma factor: protein MTSDEFAQRITEMTQLLYRVSYSQLQRACDREDAVQECLRKAWQHRGRLRDERYMQTWVIRILLNECRNIYKKNRREVPSEDVPPPAPKDSGDIALHDALLRLPDKLRIPLLLYYIEGFKVDEVADMLRLPTGTVKTRMTRGRKQLRELLREEVFEP from the coding sequence ATGACGAGCGACGAATTCGCACAGCGCATTACGGAGATGACGCAGCTGCTCTACCGGGTCAGCTATTCGCAGCTCCAAAGGGCATGCGACCGTGAAGACGCCGTGCAGGAATGCCTGCGCAAGGCATGGCAGCACCGGGGGCGCCTGCGGGACGAACGCTACATGCAAACCTGGGTGATCCGCATTCTCCTGAACGAATGCCGCAACATTTACAAGAAAAACCGGCGCGAGGTGCCGTCCGAGGACGTGCCCCCGCCGGCGCCCAAAGACAGCGGCGACATCGCGCTGCACGACGCGCTGCTGCGTCTGCCGGACAAACTGCGCATTCCGCTCCTGCTGTACTATATTGAAGGCTTTAAGGTGGACGAAGTGGCGGACATGCTCCGCCTGCCCACAGGAACCGTCAAGACGCGCATGACCCGGGGACGAAAGCAGCTGCGAGAGCTGCTCAGGGAAGAGGTGTTTGAGCCGTGA
- a CDS encoding N-acetylneuraminate lyase, with amino-acid sequence MMTEFKGIYPALMTPFDAGGNVDRAALRRLVRMNMEKGVNGFYVCGSTAEVFLLTGAQRMEILETVMAEVNHALPVIAHVGCISQAQAEELARHAARLGVDAVSSVPPFYYPFTAEEIRRYYLTLADAAKRPVLIYNIPGYSGVRLTVEDLRPLLEDGRFLGVKHTSSDFFMLERMRRIRSDLVVMNGLDEMFLAGLSMGADGGIGSTYNFMAEKFVAMYRLFQAGRMREALKIQGQVNAVVETLLSLGLMAAEKEALCLMGICSSACMRPFGGLSDDQRSILKKALSDNECLCD; translated from the coding sequence ATGATGACAGAATTTAAAGGGATCTATCCGGCGCTGATGACGCCTTTTGACGCGGGGGGAAACGTGGATCGAGCGGCGCTTCGCAGGCTGGTGCGCATGAACATGGAAAAGGGTGTGAATGGCTTTTACGTGTGCGGCAGCACGGCAGAGGTGTTTTTGCTCACGGGCGCGCAGCGCATGGAAATCCTGGAGACCGTCATGGCCGAGGTGAACCATGCGCTGCCGGTCATCGCCCACGTAGGCTGTATCTCGCAGGCGCAGGCCGAGGAGCTGGCGCGCCATGCCGCACGGTTGGGCGTGGACGCCGTCAGCTCCGTGCCTCCGTTCTATTATCCTTTTACTGCGGAGGAAATCCGCCGTTACTATCTGACGCTGGCGGACGCGGCGAAAAGGCCGGTTCTGATTTACAATATCCCCGGCTATTCGGGCGTCAGGCTGACGGTGGAAGACCTGCGTCCACTGCTGGAGGACGGCCGGTTTCTGGGCGTCAAGCACACCAGCAGCGATTTTTTCATGCTGGAACGCATGCGGCGGATTCGTTCCGACCTGGTGGTCATGAATGGGCTGGACGAGATGTTTCTGGCAGGGCTCAGCATGGGAGCGGACGGCGGCATCGGGAGCACTTATAACTTCATGGCCGAGAAATTCGTTGCCATGTATCGCCTCTTCCAAGCGGGGCGTATGCGGGAGGCGCTGAAAATTCAGGGCCAGGTAAACGCAGTGGTTGAAACCCTCCTGTCGCTGGGGCTGATGGCTGCGGAAAAGGAGGCGCTTTGCCTGATGGGCATCTGTTCGAGCGCCTGCATGCGGCCCTTTGGAGGATTGAGCGACGATCAAAGGTCGATTCTCAAAAAAGCGCTGAGCGACAACGAATGCCTGTGTGATTGA
- a CDS encoding EamA family transporter, giving the protein MNKKNFLYVLFTAVAFAAMEPASKLLAGQVDPLALTFLRFLIGSLLLLPMAVRTIRKQRLALSCRDLLGLAARGILCVCISMGFLQAAVFSANSAAMIAVIFSANSVMTAAFAAWLLQERLTRRRAAALALCMVGVAVGGGGAAAENVWSVLLAFLAAAAMSLFTVLGKRALGRIPTSVQIGLSFSIGTALLGLVLAAAGIPLSVQTLDVRSVGVLLFLGVVVTGLGYLSYFKAMEKAGAFMASLVFFIKPVLAPLMSLLILGEARGGAALYAALALVMAGSTLLWEGKERTGRRPEKA; this is encoded by the coding sequence ATGAACAAAAAGAATTTCTTATACGTGCTCTTTACCGCGGTCGCCTTCGCGGCCATGGAGCCTGCCAGCAAGCTGCTGGCAGGTCAAGTCGATCCTCTGGCGCTGACATTCCTCCGCTTCCTCATTGGCAGCCTCCTGCTGCTGCCGATGGCGGTTCGCACGATCAGAAAGCAGCGCCTTGCGCTGAGCTGCCGCGACCTGCTGGGGCTGGCGGCGCGGGGCATTCTGTGCGTCTGTATCAGCATGGGCTTTTTGCAGGCGGCTGTTTTCAGCGCAAATTCGGCGGCGATGATAGCGGTGATCTTCTCCGCCAATTCGGTGATGACCGCGGCGTTCGCGGCGTGGCTGCTGCAAGAGAGGCTGACCCGGCGGCGGGCGGCGGCGCTTGCGCTGTGCATGGTGGGCGTCGCCGTTGGCGGGGGAGGCGCAGCGGCGGAGAACGTCTGGTCTGTGCTGTTGGCGTTCCTCGCAGCGGCGGCGATGAGCCTTTTTACGGTGCTCGGCAAGCGGGCGCTGGGCAGGATTCCAACCTCTGTACAGATCGGGCTCTCCTTTTCCATCGGGACGGCTCTGCTGGGCCTGGTACTCGCCGCCGCGGGAATCCCGCTCAGCGTGCAAACGCTTGACGTGCGGAGCGTTGGCGTTCTGCTCTTCCTGGGCGTCGTGGTGACCGGGCTGGGCTATTTGTCCTACTTTAAGGCGATGGAAAAGGCAGGCGCTTTCATGGCGTCTCTCGTCTTTTTCATCAAACCGGTCCTCGCGCCACTTATGTCGCTGCTGATTCTGGGAGAGGCCAGGGGCGGGGCGGCCCTTTACGCGGCGCTTGCGCTGGTCATGGCCGGCAGCACGCTGCTCTGGGAGGGAAAGGAGAGAACCGGCCGTAGGCCGGAAAAGGCATGA
- a CDS encoding Gfo/Idh/MocA family oxidoreductase translates to MAMKRITSRNQAGDDILNLFKKDNEEGAGVDVRRRVRVGIIGTGWIAAAHIASYLKMPDVDVVAGADIVEGKAGAFFERHGVSGVHTYTNHREMLEKEQLDCVSVCTYNRTHAQCAIDALNAGVHVLLEKPMCVTLEEAVEILRAEKRSGKVLSIGFQPRFDPNMRKIKEIVQSGELGEVYYIQTGGGRRRGIPVPFGTSFIEERTAGIGAVGDIGCYSLDMVLNAVGYPRPLTVTGFRGAFFGNKPEYYRTHPEYAQKFGVDDFAAAFVRLEGGIVLDFRIAWAMNMDTPGDTLIFGTKAGLRIPSTECWNGTVGGPMKAYMQFGGMETCMEIPVIENEGIDLFDRKIRSFLDACKEGGEAPVPASQILYNQAIIDGIVRSSDLGQEVKIVIPDI, encoded by the coding sequence ATGGCCATGAAACGGATAACCAGCCGAAACCAGGCGGGAGACGACATTTTAAACCTCTTCAAGAAGGACAACGAAGAAGGCGCGGGCGTAGACGTGCGACGCCGCGTGCGGGTGGGCATCATCGGCACGGGCTGGATCGCGGCGGCGCACATCGCCAGCTATCTTAAAATGCCGGACGTGGACGTCGTGGCAGGCGCGGACATCGTCGAGGGGAAGGCCGGCGCGTTCTTTGAACGGCATGGTGTTTCGGGGGTTCACACCTATACCAATCACAGGGAAATGCTCGAAAAAGAGCAGCTCGATTGCGTCAGCGTGTGCACGTATAACCGGACCCATGCGCAGTGCGCCATCGACGCGCTGAACGCGGGCGTGCACGTGCTGCTCGAGAAGCCGATGTGCGTCACGCTGGAGGAGGCGGTTGAGATTCTGCGCGCGGAGAAGCGCAGCGGAAAGGTGCTGTCCATCGGCTTTCAGCCCCGCTTTGATCCTAACATGCGCAAGATCAAGGAGATCGTGCAGTCGGGCGAACTGGGCGAGGTGTACTACATCCAGACCGGCGGGGGGCGGCGGCGCGGCATTCCGGTCCCCTTTGGCACCAGCTTTATCGAAGAGCGCACGGCCGGCATCGGCGCCGTCGGCGACATCGGCTGTTACTCGCTGGACATGGTGCTCAATGCCGTCGGCTATCCCAGGCCGCTGACCGTGACCGGCTTTCGGGGCGCCTTTTTCGGCAATAAGCCGGAGTACTATCGCACGCACCCTGAATACGCGCAAAAGTTTGGCGTGGACGACTTTGCGGCCGCCTTCGTCCGCCTGGAGGGCGGCATCGTGCTGGACTTCCGCATCGCATGGGCCATGAACATGGACACGCCGGGCGACACGCTGATCTTCGGCACCAAGGCAGGCCTGCGCATCCCCTCCACCGAGTGCTGGAACGGGACCGTGGGCGGCCCGATGAAGGCCTATATGCAATTTGGCGGGATGGAGACCTGCATGGAAATTCCGGTCATCGAGAACGAGGGCATCGACCTGTTCGATCGGAAGATCCGTTCCTTCCTAGACGCCTGCAAGGAAGGCGGCGAAGCGCCGGTGCCCGCGAGCCAAATCCTGTACAACCAGGCCATCATCGACGGCATTGTCCGCTCAAGCGATCTGGGCCAGGAAGTAAAGATCGTCATCCCCGACATATAA